In one window of Frigoriglobus tundricola DNA:
- a CDS encoding serine O-acetyltransferase codes for MFSAIRQDVHRCGRSAPARLREVLFNPSMWAVFGYRLRRWVAVTLPRPLRWALAPVVMPLQLGLDVLTMVQLPTAARIGPGLYLPHLGAIVVGSGCVVGRNCTIAHNVTIGHAGGRSRSGAGNPVIGDRVYIGPGAILIGPITVGDDALIGAGAVVVKSVPPGGVAVGNPARLIGRSGSFDLIEYPGMETDPARTAAHAAAAEPLSEGSR; via the coding sequence ATGTTCAGTGCCATCCGCCAAGACGTTCACCGGTGTGGCCGCTCCGCGCCCGCCCGTTTGCGAGAGGTCCTGTTCAACCCGTCCATGTGGGCGGTGTTCGGCTACCGCCTGCGGCGGTGGGTGGCGGTCACCCTCCCGCGTCCGCTGCGGTGGGCGCTGGCCCCGGTCGTCATGCCGCTCCAACTCGGACTGGACGTGCTCACGATGGTGCAGTTACCGACGGCGGCGCGGATCGGCCCGGGGCTGTACCTCCCGCACCTGGGGGCGATCGTGGTCGGGTCGGGGTGCGTGGTCGGCCGGAACTGCACGATCGCGCACAACGTGACGATCGGCCACGCGGGCGGCCGGTCGCGGTCCGGGGCCGGCAACCCGGTCATCGGGGACCGGGTGTACATCGGCCCCGGCGCGATCCTCATCGGCCCGATCACGGTCGGTGACGACGCCCTCATCGGGGCCGGGGCCGTGGTGGTCAAGTCCGTCCCCCCGGGCGGGGTGGCCGTCGGGAACCCGGCCCGGTTGATCGGCCGGTCCGGATCGTTCGATCTGATCGAGTACCCCGGCATGGAAACCGATCCGGCCCGGACCGCCGCCCACGCCGCGGCCGCCGAACCCCTCAGCGAGGGGAGCCGATGA
- a CDS encoding glycosyltransferase, with protein MSPAVPPDPRPRSEPGRPLHIAHGVLTLDVGGLERIVLDLVRVGRRQGHRVSVICLERPGTLAPTAEAEGATVVSLGKPPGRRPELVPRAAEVLRALGPDVIHTHAVGALWYLGRAARTTGRVPTVHTEHIDNVGKAVGRFAKLKTRLLWNRAGRFASAFCGVSEDVSRSVGRWGTVPRAKVHTVLNGIDLDRYDRHGERAGVRAGLGIPPDARVIGTVGRLNEVKRQDHLIRALGTLGARAADVRLLLVGDGPERGALERLVEGLGLSARVHFAGYQSAPERFLPAMDVFALSSRLEGLPLALLEAWAAGLPVVSSAVGGVPKVVRHGETGLLFPNGDEPALARALLELLDDPAKAARLAAAGRAVVRRDFSLERMASEYEGLYRAAIAAGRGGG; from the coding sequence ATGAGCCCGGCGGTGCCGCCCGATCCGCGCCCCCGGTCCGAACCCGGGCGCCCGCTCCACATCGCCCACGGGGTTCTGACCCTCGACGTCGGCGGGCTGGAGCGGATCGTCCTCGACCTCGTCCGCGTCGGCCGCCGGCAGGGGCACCGGGTGTCCGTGATCTGCCTCGAACGGCCCGGGACACTGGCGCCGACCGCGGAGGCCGAAGGCGCCACCGTTGTGAGCCTCGGCAAGCCCCCGGGGCGGCGCCCGGAACTGGTGCCCCGGGCGGCCGAGGTCCTGCGGGCACTCGGCCCGGACGTGATCCACACGCACGCCGTCGGGGCGCTCTGGTACCTGGGCCGGGCGGCCCGCACGACCGGGCGCGTGCCCACGGTCCACACCGAGCACATCGACAACGTGGGCAAGGCCGTCGGCCGGTTCGCGAAGCTCAAGACCCGCCTGCTGTGGAACCGGGCGGGCCGGTTCGCGAGCGCGTTCTGCGGCGTGTCCGAAGACGTGTCGCGGTCCGTCGGGCGGTGGGGAACCGTTCCCCGGGCGAAAGTGCACACGGTTCTGAACGGCATCGACCTCGACCGGTACGACCGGCACGGGGAGCGCGCCGGCGTTCGCGCCGGACTCGGGATCCCCCCGGACGCGCGCGTGATCGGTACGGTCGGCCGGTTGAACGAGGTCAAGCGCCAGGACCACCTCATCCGAGCCCTCGGCACCCTCGGGGCGCGCGCCGCGGATGTCCGGCTCCTTTTGGTTGGGGACGGGCCGGAGCGGGGGGCGCTGGAGCGCCTGGTAGAAGGGCTCGGGCTCTCGGCGCGGGTCCATTTTGCCGGGTACCAATCGGCGCCCGAGCGGTTCCTCCCAGCGATGGACGTCTTCGCGCTGTCGAGTCGGTTGGAGGGCCTCCCGCTCGCGCTTCTCGAAGCCTGGGCCGCGGGCCTGCCCGTTGTGTCCTCGGCGGTCGGCGGGGTTCCGAAGGTGGTGCGCCACGGGGAAACGGGGCTCCTGTTCCCGAACGGCGACGAGCCGGCGCTGGCCCGGGCGCTCCTCGAACTGTTGGACGACCCGGCGAAGGCGGCGCGACTGGCCGCGGCCGGGCGCGCCGTGGTCCGGAGGGACTTCTCCCTCGAGCGGATGGCGTCCGAGTACGAGGGGCT
- a CDS encoding glycosyltransferase family 4 protein gives MIDHTSGEAPVRRGWKRLAVRARGWRAGRVVDAVVPVSAAIARRDTERVFLPARKVRVVYNGIRVDLFPNPERTPREVVRVVYAGQLIPQKGVMTLLRAHERLRAGGVTNYELLVAGAGHQEAALKTFCATAGLGDVRFLGHTDSVPGLFGAADVVVVPSEWFEAFGLVAAEAMACGAACLVSDAGALPEVVGAAGRVFKAGDAADLADRLRELIRDPEGRRRLGAAGRERVESLFTLDRMVEGHVAVCEDVLRGSL, from the coding sequence GTGATCGACCACACCAGCGGCGAGGCCCCGGTGCGCCGGGGCTGGAAGCGGCTGGCGGTCCGCGCCCGCGGCTGGCGGGCCGGGCGGGTCGTGGACGCCGTCGTGCCCGTGTCCGCCGCGATCGCCCGGCGCGACACCGAGCGCGTGTTCCTCCCGGCGCGGAAGGTGCGGGTCGTCTACAATGGCATTCGGGTGGACCTGTTTCCGAACCCGGAGCGGACCCCGCGCGAGGTCGTGCGGGTCGTGTACGCCGGCCAACTCATCCCCCAAAAGGGGGTGATGACGCTCCTCCGGGCGCACGAGCGGCTGCGGGCCGGCGGGGTCACCAATTACGAACTGCTCGTCGCCGGGGCGGGGCACCAGGAGGCGGCCCTCAAGACCTTCTGTGCGACCGCCGGGCTGGGCGACGTCCGCTTCCTGGGCCACACCGATTCGGTCCCGGGCCTCTTCGGGGCGGCGGACGTGGTCGTGGTGCCGTCGGAGTGGTTCGAGGCGTTCGGGCTGGTCGCGGCCGAGGCGATGGCGTGCGGGGCGGCGTGCCTCGTTTCCGACGCCGGCGCGCTGCCCGAGGTCGTCGGGGCCGCGGGGCGGGTCTTCAAAGCCGGGGACGCCGCGGACCTGGCCGATCGGCTCCGCGAGCTGATCCGGGACCCGGAAGGGCGGCGCCGACTCGGCGCGGCCGGGCGCGAGCGCGTCGAATCACTGTTCACGCTCGATCGAATGGTTGAGGGCCACGTGGCGGTCTGTGAGGACGTCCTGCGCGGGAGCCTCTGA
- a CDS encoding glycosyltransferase family 2 protein, with amino-acid sequence MDTVPLVSIVVPCYRGERYLAEAIESCLRQSHRNFEVVVVDDASPDRCAEIATRYVAADDRVRLIRHPRNKGVSHAFNTGFAAARGAYFARLAQDDVFRADAITIMLDRIRSEPEVGLVYCDMQLIDADGRFMHMLPTEEVGRALLPAHRVGVCVLWSRAAWETVGPFDPRYDTADDYEFFLRVSRRFRLAKCAGEAPFYFRYHPAQGGVQLSKQQDYAYVLAQLAHYKSLVRTHMFRPAYWRKIVTCWIRARARKRVWMRSAEYREYLRKRALNSGADPGAEARLAFR; translated from the coding sequence ATGGATACCGTGCCCCTCGTTTCGATCGTCGTTCCGTGCTACCGCGGCGAGCGGTACCTCGCGGAAGCGATCGAGAGTTGCCTCCGCCAAAGCCACCGTAATTTTGAGGTCGTGGTGGTCGACGACGCGAGCCCGGACCGCTGCGCCGAAATCGCGACCCGTTACGTCGCGGCGGACGATCGGGTCCGACTGATCCGGCACCCGCGGAACAAGGGCGTGTCACATGCGTTTAACACCGGTTTTGCCGCGGCGCGGGGCGCGTATTTCGCCCGGCTGGCGCAAGACGACGTGTTCCGCGCGGACGCGATCACGATCATGCTCGACCGGATCCGCTCCGAACCGGAGGTCGGTCTCGTCTACTGCGACATGCAACTCATCGATGCCGATGGGCGCTTCATGCACATGTTGCCGACCGAAGAGGTGGGCCGCGCGCTCCTTCCGGCTCACCGGGTCGGGGTCTGCGTGCTTTGGTCGCGCGCCGCTTGGGAGACCGTTGGGCCGTTTGACCCTCGCTACGACACCGCCGACGACTACGAGTTCTTTCTCCGCGTTTCGCGCCGATTCCGTCTGGCAAAGTGTGCCGGTGAGGCGCCATTTTACTTCCGCTACCACCCGGCCCAAGGTGGCGTCCAGTTGTCCAAGCAGCAGGACTATGCCTACGTCCTGGCGCAACTTGCGCACTACAAGTCGCTCGTTCGGACGCACATGTTTCGGCCGGCTTATTGGCGGAAAATCGTGACGTGCTGGATCCGGGCCCGGGCGCGAAAGCGGGTTTGGATGCGATCGGCAGAGTACCGCGAGTATTTGCGGAAACGTGCCCTCAACAGTGGGGCGGACCCCGGTGCCGAGGCGAGGCTGGCGTTTCGCTAA